In Streptomyces sp. NBC_01707, a genomic segment contains:
- a CDS encoding ABC transporter ATP-binding protein, protein MSSTRTPDAVAEATTGRLAARRLTLAYEDRTVVHELDLTVPDGRVTVIVGPNACGKSTTLRALGRLLKPRGGAVLLDGTELSRIPTKKIAQSIGLLPQTPVAPEAITVSDLVARGRQPHQHWWQQWSEEDERAVTDAMVRTDITALGDRSVDELSGGQRQRVWIAMALAQETDLLLLDEPTTYLDISHQVEVLDLVRQLAAPAADGSRGRTVVTVLHDLNQAARYADHLVAMKAGRIVAEGHPADIVTAELVREVFGLEAVIVPDPVTGSPLVVPGAPWSPGPR, encoded by the coding sequence ATGAGCTCGACCCGTACGCCCGATGCCGTCGCCGAGGCGACGACCGGCCGTCTCGCCGCGCGCCGGCTGACCCTCGCCTACGAGGACCGCACGGTCGTGCACGAGCTGGACCTCACCGTTCCCGACGGCCGGGTGACGGTCATCGTCGGCCCGAACGCGTGCGGCAAGTCGACCACCCTGCGCGCGCTGGGCCGACTGCTCAAGCCGCGCGGCGGAGCCGTACTCCTCGACGGTACGGAGCTGTCCCGGATCCCCACCAAGAAGATCGCCCAGTCGATAGGACTGCTGCCGCAGACCCCGGTCGCGCCCGAGGCGATCACCGTCTCCGACCTCGTCGCCCGCGGCCGTCAACCGCACCAGCACTGGTGGCAGCAGTGGTCGGAGGAGGACGAGCGGGCCGTCACCGACGCCATGGTCCGTACGGACATCACGGCACTCGGCGACCGGTCGGTGGACGAACTGTCCGGTGGACAGCGGCAGCGGGTCTGGATCGCGATGGCGCTGGCCCAGGAGACGGATCTGCTGCTGCTCGACGAACCGACGACGTACCTCGACATCTCGCACCAGGTGGAGGTCCTCGACCTGGTGCGTCAGCTCGCCGCACCGGCGGCCGACGGCAGCCGCGGCCGGACGGTCGTCACCGTGCTCCACGACCTGAACCAGGCCGCCCGCTACGCGGACCACCTGGTCGCGATGAAGGCGGGCCGGATCGTCGCCGAGGGCCACCCGGCGGACATCGTCACCGCGGAGCTCGTACGCGAGGTGTTCGGCCTGGAGGCGGTGATCGTCCCGGACCCGGTGACGGGTTCTCCCCTGGTCGTACCGGGCGCCCCGTGGTCCCCCGGTCCGCGGTGA
- a CDS encoding iron chelate uptake ABC transporter family permease subunit, producing MSGTLTRTPVRPAGYSVVRIGARGRFLLHRRAVVAAAVLVVLLAVVCVAYLCVGESFVAPADVVKVILGQPSPYELVVGTLRLPRMVVGLLVGAAFGIAGALIQTVARNPLASPDIIGISQGAGALTVGAMTFGVTSYTVLPYLSVIGGIAAAALVYVFAWRGGLHATRFVLIGIGFAIALRSVTTLFLTKGDYLVAQQAQIWMTGSLNGRGWNEVAPIGWTLLALLPAVLWAARAQRTVSMDDDTATALGVRLGRVRLGLVALGVILASVATGTAGPVDFVALLAPQIARRMTRTAQIPLLCSALLGAVIVVFGDLLARKLFSPTELPVGVLTAAVGAPYLIWLIIRGHGGRNGGKA from the coding sequence ATGAGCGGCACCCTCACCCGGACCCCGGTCCGGCCCGCCGGGTACAGCGTCGTACGGATCGGGGCACGCGGGCGGTTCCTGCTGCACCGGCGTGCGGTCGTCGCCGCGGCGGTCCTCGTCGTGCTGCTGGCGGTCGTCTGCGTCGCGTACCTCTGCGTCGGCGAGAGCTTCGTCGCGCCGGCCGACGTCGTGAAGGTGATCCTCGGGCAGCCGTCGCCGTACGAACTGGTCGTCGGGACGCTGCGGCTGCCCCGCATGGTCGTCGGTCTGCTCGTCGGCGCGGCCTTCGGGATCGCCGGGGCGCTGATCCAGACGGTGGCCCGCAATCCGCTGGCCAGCCCCGACATCATCGGCATCAGCCAGGGTGCGGGCGCGCTCACGGTCGGCGCGATGACGTTCGGCGTCACCTCGTACACCGTGCTGCCGTACCTGTCGGTCATCGGCGGGATCGCGGCGGCGGCGCTCGTGTACGTCTTCGCATGGCGCGGCGGGCTGCACGCCACCCGGTTCGTCCTCATCGGCATCGGCTTCGCCATCGCGCTGCGGTCCGTCACCACACTGTTCCTGACCAAGGGCGACTATCTGGTCGCCCAGCAGGCGCAGATCTGGATGACGGGTTCGCTGAACGGCCGCGGCTGGAACGAGGTGGCGCCGATCGGCTGGACGCTGCTCGCGCTGCTGCCGGCCGTCCTGTGGGCGGCGCGTGCGCAGCGCACCGTGTCGATGGACGACGACACCGCGACCGCGCTGGGAGTACGGCTGGGCCGGGTGCGCCTGGGGCTCGTCGCGCTCGGTGTGATCCTGGCGTCCGTGGCGACGGGCACGGCCGGGCCGGTCGACTTCGTGGCGCTGCTCGCCCCGCAGATCGCCCGCCGCATGACACGTACCGCCCAGATCCCGCTGCTGTGCTCGGCGCTGCTCGGCGCGGTGATCGTCGTCTTCGGCGATCTGCTGGCGCGCAAACTCTTCTCACCCACCGAGCTGCCGGTGGGTGTGCTGACGGCGGCGGTCGGCGCCCCGTATCTGATCTGGCTGATCATCCGCGGTCACGGTGGCCGCAATGGAGGCAAGGCATGA
- a CDS encoding helicase C-terminal domain-containing protein — MGMTTPPRTLAEALRARDDESLAGLLRARPDLLSPVPNDITQLATRAGTRASVVRALEHLDRFALQTAEALAVAPDPAPYETLLALLTGDGQDDGTARDDSGAAIRRATPDALATLREQALVWGEDDRLRLVRTARELLAPSPQHPSPTGLGPTVAEATAGMSPGRLQEILTAAGLPATHDPVSAVASLSALFTDRPRMGELLDTAPVEALSVLDRLVWGPPYGEVTPNPTPPVKWLRDRGLLLPVSTRTVVLPREAALHLRAGRAHRVPEPLPPAVVAVATRDPQAVDSAAAGQAFLAVSTVEELLTSWNGGGPPILRAGGLSVRELKRTAAVLDVSEPIATFWLELAYAAGLLASDGEADERYAPTPAYDDWTELPVQDRWVHLATTWLAATRTAGLVGGQDAKGRALSALGPDLDRSAAPEVRHRVLALLASLDAGTAPDPETLLARLRWERPLRGASTSAGNTTDLRSRIALWTLNESELLGITGRGALSSQSRALLDSGPAKAAALLAPLIPDPLDHVLLQADLTAVAPGPLERPLADTLSVLADIESKGGATVYRFTPGSVRRALDAGQSAADLHAFLAAHSRTPVPQPLSYLIDDVARRHGHLRIGAASAYVRCDDEAVLNEILADRRSATLRLRRLAPTALAAQIDPASLLEGLREMGYAPAAESAEGDVLITRAGTRRTPPRTPPAPVPEGPPVPDGTLLGAAVRAIRAGDTAATIVHKETDGTTTAPAGSLPRTTSAETLATVQAAAMTGSAVWIGYVNADGAASQRVIAPVRVEGGFVTAYDHTADEVRTYPLHRITGVAELADDATT; from the coding sequence ATGGGGATGACCACACCACCGCGGACGCTCGCCGAAGCTCTGCGCGCCCGGGACGACGAGTCGTTGGCCGGGCTGCTCCGCGCCCGCCCCGATCTTCTGTCTCCGGTGCCGAACGACATCACCCAGCTGGCGACGAGGGCCGGCACCCGGGCCTCCGTCGTACGCGCGCTGGAGCACCTCGACCGGTTCGCCCTGCAGACCGCGGAGGCGCTGGCCGTCGCGCCCGATCCGGCCCCGTACGAGACCCTGCTCGCCCTGCTCACCGGCGACGGCCAGGACGACGGCACGGCCCGCGACGACTCGGGGGCGGCGATCCGGCGCGCGACCCCCGACGCCCTCGCGACCCTGCGCGAACAGGCCCTCGTCTGGGGCGAGGACGACCGGCTGCGGCTGGTGCGCACCGCGCGCGAACTTCTCGCCCCGTCCCCGCAGCACCCCTCCCCCACCGGTCTGGGGCCGACCGTCGCCGAGGCCACGGCCGGCATGTCGCCCGGCCGGCTCCAGGAGATCCTGACGGCGGCCGGGCTGCCCGCCACCCACGACCCGGTCTCCGCCGTGGCCTCCTTGTCCGCGCTCTTCACCGACCGGCCCAGGATGGGCGAGCTGCTCGACACCGCGCCGGTCGAGGCCCTGTCGGTGCTGGACCGGTTGGTGTGGGGCCCGCCGTACGGGGAGGTGACCCCGAACCCGACGCCCCCGGTGAAGTGGCTGCGCGACCGCGGGCTGCTGCTGCCCGTGTCGACGCGCACGGTCGTCCTGCCGCGCGAGGCCGCCCTGCATCTGCGGGCCGGGCGCGCCCATCGCGTACCGGAGCCGCTGCCGCCCGCGGTCGTGGCGGTCGCGACGCGCGATCCCCAGGCTGTGGACAGCGCGGCCGCGGGCCAGGCATTCCTGGCGGTGTCCACCGTCGAGGAACTCCTGACGAGCTGGAACGGCGGCGGCCCACCGATACTGCGCGCCGGCGGCCTCAGCGTCCGCGAGCTGAAGCGGACCGCGGCCGTCCTCGACGTCTCCGAGCCGATCGCCACGTTCTGGCTCGAACTCGCCTACGCGGCCGGGCTGCTGGCCTCCGACGGCGAGGCCGACGAGCGGTACGCGCCGACGCCCGCGTACGACGACTGGACCGAACTCCCCGTCCAGGACCGCTGGGTGCACCTCGCCACCACCTGGCTCGCCGCCACCCGCACCGCCGGCCTGGTCGGCGGCCAGGACGCCAAGGGCCGGGCCCTGTCCGCACTCGGCCCCGACCTCGACCGCTCGGCGGCCCCCGAGGTACGTCACCGCGTCCTGGCCCTGCTCGCCTCGCTGGACGCCGGCACCGCCCCGGACCCGGAGACGCTGCTCGCCCGGCTCCGCTGGGAGCGGCCGCTGCGCGGCGCCTCCACCTCCGCCGGGAACACCACCGACCTCCGGTCCCGGATCGCCCTGTGGACGCTGAACGAGTCCGAACTCCTCGGCATCACCGGACGCGGCGCGCTCTCCTCCCAGTCCCGCGCCCTGCTCGACTCCGGGCCGGCGAAGGCCGCCGCGCTGCTCGCCCCGCTCATCCCGGACCCCCTCGACCACGTGCTGCTCCAGGCCGACCTGACGGCCGTCGCACCCGGCCCGCTGGAACGTCCCCTCGCCGACACCCTGTCCGTCCTCGCGGACATCGAGTCGAAGGGTGGTGCGACGGTCTACCGGTTCACGCCCGGCTCCGTACGCCGCGCGCTGGACGCCGGACAGTCCGCGGCCGATCTGCACGCGTTCCTCGCCGCGCACAGCCGTACGCCGGTCCCGCAGCCCCTCAGCTATCTCATCGACGACGTCGCCCGCCGCCACGGCCATCTGCGGATCGGCGCCGCGTCCGCGTACGTGCGCTGCGACGACGAGGCCGTGCTCAACGAGATCCTGGCCGACCGGCGCTCGGCCACCCTGCGCCTGCGCCGCCTCGCGCCGACGGCACTGGCCGCCCAGATCGACCCGGCGTCCCTGCTCGAAGGGCTGCGCGAGATGGGCTACGCCCCGGCCGCCGAGTCCGCCGAGGGCGACGTCCTGATCACCCGCGCGGGCACCCGCCGCACCCCGCCCCGTACACCGCCCGCCCCCGTCCCCGAGGGCCCGCCGGTCCCCGACGGAACGCTGCTGGGCGCGGCGGTGCGGGCGATCCGTGCCGGGGACACGGCCGCGACGATCGTCCACAAGGAGACGGACGGGACCACCACCGCCCCGGCCGGCTCACTGCCCCGCACGACGTCCGCGGAGACCCTCGCCACGGTCCAGGCGGCGGCCATGACGGGCTCCGCGGTATGGATCGGGTACGTCAACGCGGACGGCGCGGCCAGCCAGCGGGTCATCGCCCCGGTCCGGGTGGAGGGCGGCTTCGTGACGGCCTACGACCATACGGCGGACGAGGTCCGCACCTACCCGCTGCACCGGATCACCGGCGTCGCCGAACTGGCCGACGACGCCACCACCTGA